The following are encoded in a window of Pangasianodon hypophthalmus isolate fPanHyp1 chromosome 14, fPanHyp1.pri, whole genome shotgun sequence genomic DNA:
- the hic1 gene encoding hypermethylated in cancer 1 protein isoform X1, whose translation MIITGDSERMAEDLGYPGGGLKTMLDAMEVPSHARHLLLQLNTQRTKGFLCDVIIVVQNALFRAHKNILAASSLYLKSLVVHDNLINLDHEMVSPGVFRVILDYIYTGRLSEGDPTSPTEPNIGAVLAAASYLQLLDLVALCKKKLKRNGKYHLRPTSGFLPYNKMSPSGVLGGRLRVSTPVIQPCFPGGVMSTPRGPSLEDLPPHSLAPHVGELYAPVPTQGQQPYPHTQATLPPQPGLRLPSADRNCSPIYGLDLSKKSPSSQQHSTHPHLSHPNEEPEGELSHRTSPLLSPTDGSGKMEAVHHTGSLTPRSFPLLNPLPQLPRFHGSNSQGQEAYPCPPSPEPSEEPGDRSRDGSNIYRWVKNEPMTYSVEDEDEDDDEDDSGGMGEQDKDTHHQHMNHHKNSEEKLNLSEGGYDRPVTCDGEDENGTGSEETGSSEGRPSPPGPRGRYHMPYEPESFGDNLYVCIPCGKGFPSSEQLNAHVETHAEEDLNHVGELENPNSNGTDKPASTNGPTNLNSTGSLHGTYLDSKSGQNLHPVGIGEMIRPYRCASCDKTYKDPATLRQHEKTHWLTRPYPCSICGKKFTQRGTMTRHMRSHLGLKPFACDACGMRFTRQYRLTEHMRIHSGEKPYECQVCGGKFAQQRNLISHMKMHSSGGNGGGFISDGKLKMDFSEGIFPLSKYAAEHLGLKQEKASELLAQASQQLLADAKAMESLYPLSKLTAEHLGLTHDKMDVLPLPPASQQLPAEARTIDRYSPS comes from the exons ATGATCATTACCGGAGACTCAGAGCGGATGGCAGAAGATCTCGGCTATCCAG GTGGTGGACTGAAGACAATGCTGGATGCCATGGAAGTCCCAAGTCATGCTAGGCACCTCCTCTTGCAACTGAACACGCAACGCACCAAAGGCTTCTTGTGTGATGTCATCATAGTGGTGCAAAATGCTCTATTTCGTGCTCATAAGAACATTCTGGCTGCCAGCAGCCTCTACCTTAAATCCCTTGTTGTCCACGACAACCTCATCAACCTGGACCACGAGATGGTGAGTCCAGGTGTTTTTCGAGTCATCCTTGACTATATATACACAGGACGCTTAAGTGAAGGTGACCCCACCTCTCCCACAGAGCCCAACATAGGTGCGGTGCTAGCAGCTGCTAGTTATTTGCAGCTGCTGGACTTGGTAGccctgtgcaaaaaaaagctaaaaagaaATGGGAAATACCACTTACGACCCACGTCTGGGTTTCTGCCTTACAATAAAATGAGCCCCAGTGGAGTGCTGGGGGGAAGGCTGCGAGTGTCCACTCCAGTAATACAGCCCTGCTTCCCTGGTGGGGTGATGAGCACACCACGAGGCCCATCATTGGAGGATCTACCACCCCACTCCCTGGCCCCCCATGTAGGAGAGCTTTATGCTCCAGTCCCTACACAGGGCCAGCAGCCCTACCCTCATACTCAAGCAACCCTGCCTCCACAGCCAGGTCTACGGTTGCCTTCTGCTGACAGGAACTGCTCACCCATATATGGCCTAGACCTGTCCAAGAAGAGCCCCAGCTCCCAGCAGCATTctacccatcctcatctgagtcaCCCTAATGAGGAGCCAGAGGGGGAACTGAGTCACCGCACAAGCCCTCTGCTTAGCCCTACTGATGGCTCAGGGAAAATGGAGGCTGTGCACCACACTGGCTCTCTCACTCCACGGTCTTTTCCCCTCCTTAACCCACTGCCCCAGCTCCCTCGATTTCATGGTTCAAATTCCCAGGGCCAGGAGGCTTACCCCTGCCCCCCAAGCCCTGAGCCCTCAGAAGAACCGGGAGACCGCAGCAGGGATGGTTCCAACATTTATCGCTGGGTGAAGAATGAGCCCATGACCTACAGTgtggaggatgaagatgaggatgatgatgaggatgacaGTGGGGGCATGGGTGAGCAGGATAAAGACACACACCACCAACATATGAATCACCACAAAAACAGTGAGGAGAAGCTGAACCTGAGTGAGGGAGGCTATGACAGGCCAGTAACCTGTGATGGAGAGGATGAGAATGggactggcagtgaggaaacAGGCAGCAGCGAAGGCAGGCCATCTCCCCCTGGTCCCCGTGGGAGGTATCATATGCCCTATGAGCCAGAGAGTTTTGGAGATAACCTATATGTGTGCATTCCATGTGGCAAAGGGTTCCCCAGCTCTGAGCAGCTCAATGCCCATGTGGAAACCCATGCAGAAGAGGATCTCAATCATGTGGGAGAGCTAGAAAACCCAAACAGCAATGGCACTGACAAACCCGCCAGCACCAATGGACCCACAAACCTGAACAGCACCGGCAGCCTCCACGGCACCTACCTAGACAGTAAATCAGGACAGAACCTACATCCAGTGGGCATTGGGGAAATGATTAGGCCATACCGCTGTGCCTCCTGTGACAAAACCTACAAAGATCCGGCCACCCTAAGACAGCACGAGAAGACCCACTGGCTGACCCGCCCTTACCCCTGCAGCATCTGTGGCAAGAAGTTCACCCAGCGTGGCACCATGACCCGCCACATGCGTAGCCACTTGGGTTTGAAGCCTTTTGCCTGTGATGCCTGTGGCATGCGCTTCACTAGGCAGTACAGGCTCACTGAGCATATGCGCATTCACTCTGGTGAAAAGCCATATGAGTGTCAGGTGTGTGGTGGCAAATTTGCCCAGCAGCGGAACCTCATTAGTCACATGAAGATGCACAGCAGTGGAGGGAATGGTGGGGGATTCATATCTGATGGCAAGCTGAAGATGGACTTCTCTGAGGGCATCTTTCCCCTAAGTAAGTATGCAGCTGAACATCTAGGCCTGAAACAGGAGAAGGCCTCTGAGCTTCTTGCACAGGCCTCTCAGCAGTTGCTGGCAGATGCCAAGGCCATGGAGAGCCTTTATCCACTGTCCAAACTGACTGCAGAGCACCTAGGCCTCACCCATGATAAGATGGATGTCCTGCCACTGCCACCTGCCTCTCAACAGCTCCCTGCAGAGGCGCGCACCATTGACCGCTACTCCCCCAGCTAG
- the hic1 gene encoding hypermethylated in cancer 1 protein isoform X2: MLDAMEVPSHARHLLLQLNTQRTKGFLCDVIIVVQNALFRAHKNILAASSLYLKSLVVHDNLINLDHEMVSPGVFRVILDYIYTGRLSEGDPTSPTEPNIGAVLAAASYLQLLDLVALCKKKLKRNGKYHLRPTSGFLPYNKMSPSGVLGGRLRVSTPVIQPCFPGGVMSTPRGPSLEDLPPHSLAPHVGELYAPVPTQGQQPYPHTQATLPPQPGLRLPSADRNCSPIYGLDLSKKSPSSQQHSTHPHLSHPNEEPEGELSHRTSPLLSPTDGSGKMEAVHHTGSLTPRSFPLLNPLPQLPRFHGSNSQGQEAYPCPPSPEPSEEPGDRSRDGSNIYRWVKNEPMTYSVEDEDEDDDEDDSGGMGEQDKDTHHQHMNHHKNSEEKLNLSEGGYDRPVTCDGEDENGTGSEETGSSEGRPSPPGPRGRYHMPYEPESFGDNLYVCIPCGKGFPSSEQLNAHVETHAEEDLNHVGELENPNSNGTDKPASTNGPTNLNSTGSLHGTYLDSKSGQNLHPVGIGEMIRPYRCASCDKTYKDPATLRQHEKTHWLTRPYPCSICGKKFTQRGTMTRHMRSHLGLKPFACDACGMRFTRQYRLTEHMRIHSGEKPYECQVCGGKFAQQRNLISHMKMHSSGGNGGGFISDGKLKMDFSEGIFPLSKYAAEHLGLKQEKASELLAQASQQLLADAKAMESLYPLSKLTAEHLGLTHDKMDVLPLPPASQQLPAEARTIDRYSPS; the protein is encoded by the coding sequence ATGCTGGATGCCATGGAAGTCCCAAGTCATGCTAGGCACCTCCTCTTGCAACTGAACACGCAACGCACCAAAGGCTTCTTGTGTGATGTCATCATAGTGGTGCAAAATGCTCTATTTCGTGCTCATAAGAACATTCTGGCTGCCAGCAGCCTCTACCTTAAATCCCTTGTTGTCCACGACAACCTCATCAACCTGGACCACGAGATGGTGAGTCCAGGTGTTTTTCGAGTCATCCTTGACTATATATACACAGGACGCTTAAGTGAAGGTGACCCCACCTCTCCCACAGAGCCCAACATAGGTGCGGTGCTAGCAGCTGCTAGTTATTTGCAGCTGCTGGACTTGGTAGccctgtgcaaaaaaaagctaaaaagaaATGGGAAATACCACTTACGACCCACGTCTGGGTTTCTGCCTTACAATAAAATGAGCCCCAGTGGAGTGCTGGGGGGAAGGCTGCGAGTGTCCACTCCAGTAATACAGCCCTGCTTCCCTGGTGGGGTGATGAGCACACCACGAGGCCCATCATTGGAGGATCTACCACCCCACTCCCTGGCCCCCCATGTAGGAGAGCTTTATGCTCCAGTCCCTACACAGGGCCAGCAGCCCTACCCTCATACTCAAGCAACCCTGCCTCCACAGCCAGGTCTACGGTTGCCTTCTGCTGACAGGAACTGCTCACCCATATATGGCCTAGACCTGTCCAAGAAGAGCCCCAGCTCCCAGCAGCATTctacccatcctcatctgagtcaCCCTAATGAGGAGCCAGAGGGGGAACTGAGTCACCGCACAAGCCCTCTGCTTAGCCCTACTGATGGCTCAGGGAAAATGGAGGCTGTGCACCACACTGGCTCTCTCACTCCACGGTCTTTTCCCCTCCTTAACCCACTGCCCCAGCTCCCTCGATTTCATGGTTCAAATTCCCAGGGCCAGGAGGCTTACCCCTGCCCCCCAAGCCCTGAGCCCTCAGAAGAACCGGGAGACCGCAGCAGGGATGGTTCCAACATTTATCGCTGGGTGAAGAATGAGCCCATGACCTACAGTgtggaggatgaagatgaggatgatgatgaggatgacaGTGGGGGCATGGGTGAGCAGGATAAAGACACACACCACCAACATATGAATCACCACAAAAACAGTGAGGAGAAGCTGAACCTGAGTGAGGGAGGCTATGACAGGCCAGTAACCTGTGATGGAGAGGATGAGAATGggactggcagtgaggaaacAGGCAGCAGCGAAGGCAGGCCATCTCCCCCTGGTCCCCGTGGGAGGTATCATATGCCCTATGAGCCAGAGAGTTTTGGAGATAACCTATATGTGTGCATTCCATGTGGCAAAGGGTTCCCCAGCTCTGAGCAGCTCAATGCCCATGTGGAAACCCATGCAGAAGAGGATCTCAATCATGTGGGAGAGCTAGAAAACCCAAACAGCAATGGCACTGACAAACCCGCCAGCACCAATGGACCCACAAACCTGAACAGCACCGGCAGCCTCCACGGCACCTACCTAGACAGTAAATCAGGACAGAACCTACATCCAGTGGGCATTGGGGAAATGATTAGGCCATACCGCTGTGCCTCCTGTGACAAAACCTACAAAGATCCGGCCACCCTAAGACAGCACGAGAAGACCCACTGGCTGACCCGCCCTTACCCCTGCAGCATCTGTGGCAAGAAGTTCACCCAGCGTGGCACCATGACCCGCCACATGCGTAGCCACTTGGGTTTGAAGCCTTTTGCCTGTGATGCCTGTGGCATGCGCTTCACTAGGCAGTACAGGCTCACTGAGCATATGCGCATTCACTCTGGTGAAAAGCCATATGAGTGTCAGGTGTGTGGTGGCAAATTTGCCCAGCAGCGGAACCTCATTAGTCACATGAAGATGCACAGCAGTGGAGGGAATGGTGGGGGATTCATATCTGATGGCAAGCTGAAGATGGACTTCTCTGAGGGCATCTTTCCCCTAAGTAAGTATGCAGCTGAACATCTAGGCCTGAAACAGGAGAAGGCCTCTGAGCTTCTTGCACAGGCCTCTCAGCAGTTGCTGGCAGATGCCAAGGCCATGGAGAGCCTTTATCCACTGTCCAAACTGACTGCAGAGCACCTAGGCCTCACCCATGATAAGATGGATGTCCTGCCACTGCCACCTGCCTCTCAACAGCTCCCTGCAGAGGCGCGCACCATTGACCGCTACTCCCCCAGCTAG